Below is a genomic region from Catenuloplanes atrovinosus.
CGGCCGCCGGGGCGCGTGCGGTCAGTTGTTCCGCGCGGCCGGCCAGCACCCGGCATCTCGCCATGCATCGCGACCGGACACAGCCTCGGATCGCCACCTCATGACCTGCCGACGGCCTTGAGACACCCGCACCGGCCGGGCAGAGCACCTCACTGCGCAACCCACCCGGCGGTCCCGTCCCGTGCCCGAAATTCCGGACATGGCGGTCCGCCACAGCACCCACCCGCGGACCCTTTGCTCTGCTTACCGCCGGTCGCACCGGCCGCACCGGACGCGGGTAAGCAGGGCAGAGGCACCGAACACCGACCGCGCTCCGCCGCCTCCGCTCTGCTCACCGCCGCATCGCACCGACCGGCAGCGGTCCACCAAGCGTGCGGGTAAGCAGAGCAAAGGCACTGGAAACCGGCTGTCCCCGGCACCGGCTCGCATTCCGCCGCACGCCGCCAACCGGTGCCGGGCCGCGTCACGCAGGGGCGTAAGCAGAGCGAAGGCCGCCGGAGCACCCCGGGTCGAGCGGCCGGCGGTGGACCCGCCCGGGGACGGGTGCCGGCCGGCGGCGCGGGCCGTGGTGGTCAGCGGCGTCTTCGTGGTCGGGGGCGGCGGGACCGTCCGGGGTCGCGGTGGGCGAAGGGGTCGGAGCGTGGGGCGCGCTGGTGGGCCGGGTCATGGGTGGGGCCGGTGGGGGTGAGGCCGGCGCGGTACATGCCGTAGACGAGGCGCTGGTGTGCGGCGGCCCGCAGTTCGTGGCGGAGCGGGCCGTCGCGCAGGGTGGCGGCCGGGCCGAGCAGGGACTCGACCGTGCGCAGTGCGCCCTCGGTGTCGCCGTGGTCCAGGCGGGCACGCACGTCGTCCAGGGTGGCGGGGTGCCGGTGCAACTCGTCGATGACGCGCAGGCAGGGCAGCGGCGTGCCGGTCAGCGCGGCCAGCAGTTCCTCGCGCCTGATCTCGGCCGGGTCGTGGTCGAGCGGCCGGAGCACTCCGTCCACCACCCCGATCCGGTGGTCGGCGTCGCGGCAGCGCACCGTGCGTACCGTCGGCGGCGGGGTGGGGGCCGGGACGGGACCGGTGGTGCGCCGGCCGGGCGCCAGGGCGGCGGCGACCAGCGGATGCAGCTCGTCCGGCGTGATCATGCCAGCGCGCAGCAGCGTGAGGTCGGGCGGCTGCCAGACCGCCGCGTCCGGCAGCACCGGCAGACCACGCCCGCGCGCCGGGACCAGCACCGGCGGCGCGTCGCCCGGGATGCGCAGCACCAGGTGCTCGTGCGCACCCAGCCGGATCGCCACGGCGCCGCCCCGGGCCCGCGGCAGCAGGGCCGCCTCGGCCACCCAGCGGTCGACCGCGCACCCGCGCTCCCGCAGCCGGTCGAGCCGCACCGGATCGCCGGGCGGAACCGGCGGCCCGGCATCGCGGCCGGGCGCGGCCGTCCCCGGAAGGCCGGCGCGGGACCGCAGTTCCGGGGCGCGCCGGGCGTCCCAGAGGTGGCGGTGCAGGTCGAGGCGGAAGCGGGGATGTGGATGCCGCCCCTCGCCGGGCCGGGCGGACCACAGCGCGAGGCTGATCCGCTGCCCCGCGTCCGCCCAGGCCGGTGCCGTGCGCACCACCAGCCACAGTGGGCCGTCGGCGGCGGCGTAGCGGGCCAGGCCGACGGTCAGCGCGGGGCGGAGCAGGCCGTCCGGGGCGACCCGGGGCAGGTGCCAGCGCAGCAGGTCGGGGGCGAGGTGCCGAAGGTCGGACCGGAGTTCGGCGGCGAGCGCGGTGCCGTGGGTACGCGCGACGGCGCGCACGTTCAGGTCGACCTCGACGCGGGCCGCCGCGCAGGCGCCCGCCCAGTCACCGGCGCGGCGACGCGCGTCGGCAGACTCGATCATGGAGGGCGGCACCGCGTACGCGCGGATGTGCCGCCAGAGGCGGAGGCGTGAGTCCGTGTTCACGGCCGGGGAGCGCATCAGCACTCACCTTCGGTGAAACGGGCCCCCAATCTGCGAAGAGTAGGAGTCTTCATCGTCGCGAACCGTACCACGGCGGCCGGCCGGCGCGCGCCCGCCACGTCGGCCGGCCGGCCACCGCGAGAGGGACACCTTACCGTCCACAGTGCACGGCGCTCGCACCGTACCGACGCATTCCGCTCTTGGTAGTTGATGCGGCACACTCGGTGAATGCCCTACCTCGACGTGCTCGCACCGTCGTTCAGCTTCACCTCGCCGGAGACGCTCGCGGCGCAGGACGCGGGCTGGTACGCGGACAGCCCGATCGGCCCGGTCGTGCTCCGCTACGCGGAGGCCAACGACCTGCTCCGGGACAAGCGCTTCGACCACGGCGGGGAGGGCTACCTGCTGCGCAACGGCGTGACCGGCGGGCCGATCCACGACTGGTACGTCCCGATGATCGTCAACCATGACGGCCCGGACCACCGGCGGCTGCGCGGCCTGGTCGGGCGCGCGTTCACGCCGCGGATGGTGGAGTCGCTGCGGCCGTTCATCCGCGCCCGGGCCGAGCGGCTCGCGGACGAGATGACGGGCGCGGACGGTGTCGAGTTCGTCGACGCGTTCGCGGACCGGCTGCCGCTGGCCGTGATGTGCGAGCTGCTCGGCGTGCCCGCCGCGGACTACGACGTGTTCAGCCGGTGGTCCTCCGACATCGGCCTGGTGTTCGGCCTGGCCAACGGCGGGGACACGGTCGCGCGGGTGGAGCGCGCGGTGGCCGGCCTGGACGGCTACGTGGACGAGCTGATGGACCGCAAGGCCGCGGCGCCGGGCGAGGACGTGATCTCCGTGCTGCTCGCGGCCATGGCCGAGGACGGCACGGCCAGCCGCGACGAGGTGCGCAACCTGCTGGTCACGCTCGTGTTCGCGGCCCACGACAACACCCGGCACCAGTTCTCCAACTGCATCGTCACGTTCGCGGAGCACCCGGCGCAGTGGACCCTGCTGCGCGACGATCCGTCGCTGGCCGGCCGGGCGGTGGAGGAGTGCATGCGCTGGCGCCCTTCGGCGGGCAACCTGTTCCGCCGCGCCGCGGTCGACCTGACGTTCCACGGCGTGGACATGCCGGCCGGCACGTTCGTGACCGCGGCCGTGCTCACCGCGCAGCGCGACCCGCGGGCGTACCCCGGCGGCCGGGTCTTCGACATCACGGCCACGCGCGAGGCGCCGCTGCTCCAGTTCGGCGCGGGCCCGCACTACTGCCTGGGTGCCGCGCTGGCCCGCACCGAACTGCTCGAGGCGCTGCCCGTGCTGGTGAGCCGCTTCGGCCCGCCCGAGCTGCCGCCGGAGCCGCTGGACTGGCGCCCGCCGCTCGGCACCCAGGGCCCGGAGTCGCTGCCGATCCGCTTCGCGAGCGCGCCGGCCTGACCGCGGCGCTCAGCGTACGCGCGAGGTGAAGACCGTGCCGGCGGCGATGCCGAGCTGGCACGCGTTGCCGAACGTGCGGCGGTCGTTGACCGCGCGCGTGCCCCAGTAACCGGTCGCGGCCGCGGTCACCGGGCGGTAGTCGGCGGTGCAGAGCACGCCGTCGCGCGGCGGCAGGTTGAAGACGTTGCCGCCGACCTTCTGGAGCGCGGTGCAGGCGGCGGCCGCGGACGGGTGGTTGCCGCCGGCGGGACCGCAGGTCAGCGTGAGCGGCGGCGCGGCACGGCGGGCCGTGTCGTCCGTGATCACGGTGAGCGTGAGCCGCGCGTACGGCCGGGTGGCCGCGCTGCTGCCGGGCCGTCCGCCGGGCTGGTGGGGCGCGGCGGGGGCGGCGCCGGGCAGCAGTGCGACCGTGGCGGCCGTGGCCAGGGCGGCGGCCGCGAGGTGGCGGATCATGACAACTCCCGAGGTGAGACGCGGACGAACAGGTCCGGTCTACTCCCCGGCCGGGGGCATGTCCGCTAAACCGGGCAAACTAGTACGTTGTGTCCGCCATCTTCACCCGTCCGGCCACCGCCGTCACGCGGGAGGGATGTTGTGATTCGCCCGGAAGAGGTTCCCCGGGTCGTACACCTGCTTGATCTTCGAGAGGCGGTCGTAGATCTCATCGCCGTAGGCGGCGCGCACCTCCGCCGGCGTGGCGCCCTCGTCCACGGCGGACAGGAAGTTGGCCATCTGGCGGCCGTGCGCCCACGGCGACACCGCGTCCAGCACGCGGCCCAGGTAGCCGCGCAGCTGCGGCAGCGCCTCCGGGCCGCCCACGCCGAAGCCGAACAGCACGAACGGCATGCCGCGGGTGGCGACCGCGTTCGGCGGCTCCGGCCGGCGGTCCAGCGCGCCGCCGAGCGCGCGCAGCTCCACGCTGACCAGCGGGCAGCCGGTGCCGGGGCCGACCAGCGCGAGCAGCGCGTCGACCGCCTCGGCGGGCAGGTCGCGCAGGCCGGTCGTGCGGTCCACGTACGGCAGCGGGCCCGGCGGGTCGGTGTGGATCAGGCCGACCTCCGCGTACGGCCGGTCGCGCACGCCGTCGACCAGGATCGGCGCCGCCCCGCGCATCGGCGCGAACACCCGCTCGCCCTCCGCCGCGTCACCGATGAACGCGAACCGCAGCGCCACCACGAACGCGCCGCGCAGCGGCTCGGGCAGCGCCGGGTCCGGGGGC
It encodes:
- a CDS encoding SSI family serine proteinase inhibitor — protein: MIRHLAAAALATAATVALLPGAAPAAPHQPGGRPGSSAATRPYARLTLTVITDDTARRAAPPLTLTCGPAGGNHPSAAAACTALQKVGGNVFNLPPRDGVLCTADYRPVTAAATGYWGTRAVNDRRTFGNACQLGIAAGTVFTSRVR
- a CDS encoding cytochrome P450; its protein translation is MPYLDVLAPSFSFTSPETLAAQDAGWYADSPIGPVVLRYAEANDLLRDKRFDHGGEGYLLRNGVTGGPIHDWYVPMIVNHDGPDHRRLRGLVGRAFTPRMVESLRPFIRARAERLADEMTGADGVEFVDAFADRLPLAVMCELLGVPAADYDVFSRWSSDIGLVFGLANGGDTVARVERAVAGLDGYVDELMDRKAAAPGEDVISVLLAAMAEDGTASRDEVRNLLVTLVFAAHDNTRHQFSNCIVTFAEHPAQWTLLRDDPSLAGRAVEECMRWRPSAGNLFRRAAVDLTFHGVDMPAGTFVTAAVLTAQRDPRAYPGGRVFDITATREAPLLQFGAGPHYCLGAALARTELLEALPVLVSRFGPPELPPEPLDWRPPLGTQGPESLPIRFASAPA